The window CAGTATAGTCCTGCTGATATCAGTCACTATCACACCATTAATCCTACTTTTTACCTGTCAACGTTTAGTAAACGTCGCGGTCGTAAAATTGGCTATGTGCACTTTCTGCCGGAGACTTTGGAAGAAAGTTTACAATTGCCACCGGGAATCAAACAATTGTTTTATCGGTACGTGATTGCATTTTACAAACGAATGGATCAGATTGTAGTGGTCAATCCGACCTTTATTCCAGAACTGGAGAAGTACGGGATCTCGAAAGAACGAGTGACCTATATCCCCAACTTTGTGAGCAAAACGGAATTTCATCCGGTTACACCAGCCCAAAAGGAACAATTACGGGACCAATATGGTTACGATCAGCACCGCTTCACGGTGATTTGTACAGGACAAGTACAAACCAGGAAGGGCGTGTTAGATTTTGCCAAGTTGGCTCAGGATAATCCGTCGTACCAGTTTATCTGGGTGGGGGGCTTTTCGTTTGGTGGTATGACTGCGGGTTATTCCGAGTTGAAAAAATTGGTTGATAATCCACCGGCAAATCTGAGTTTCCCTGGGATTGTAGATCGTGATCATTTGGTTGAATACTATGACTTAGCGGATGTCTTTTTACTGCCTTCTTATAACGAGTTATTTCCAATGTCGGTGTTAGAAGCCTTTTCTTGTGGTCTACCGGTGATTTTACGGGATTTACCTTTATACCAACAAATTATCGCCGATTATTATGCGCCTGCTAAGGATGAGTCAGAGATGAATCAGTGGTTAAACCGATTGGCAGATGATTCTAAACTACGGAGTGATTATGTCCACAAGTCAGAAACTGCTTCTGATTATTATTCTGAGGGTCACTTAGCCCAGATTTGGCATGATTTTTACATCCAGCAAGCCCAAATACAGGCGGAAAACGGGAGGTCTCATGTCCAGAAGAAATAAAATTTCGTTACTACTCATGGTGGCCATTGGGTTGTTAATCTCGTGGTATGCTGTTCGTGACATTAAATTTAGTGTACTAATTAATGATCTTTCTTCCGTCAATTTAGGCTGGTTAATCGTTGCTCTGGGTTGCATTTTACTGTATTTTTTCTTTGAATCGGTCGTGACCTACATTTTAGTAAAAAGTAGCACGCCGGCATTTTCGTTTCGAGATGCGATTCGGGTTCCATTAGTTGAGCAACTTTTTAACGGGATTACTCCGTTTTCTAGTGGAGGGCAACCCGCACAACTGGTGGTGTTACTTCAGGCTGGTGTCGACGGAGGGAAAGCTAGTTCGGCCCTGTTAATGAAATTTGTCATCTATCAAGCGATGATTGTGTTGAATTTCGTGGTGAGTTTAATCATTGGTTTTCGTTACTTGGTCGACACGGTTCACTCACTAGCTATTTTCGTAGTATTCGGGTTTTTAATTCACCTAGTAGTGATTGTTGCACTGCTGATGGTGATGTATTGGTACTCGATGACTAAAAAACTAGTCAACGGTTGTTTTAAAGTGGTGGGCTGGTTTGTTAACGAAAATAAGTATCAACGTTGGAAACGAACTTTGAACCAAAAAATTGATAATTTTCATGATGAAAGTATTCGGATTGGGCATGAAGGGAAACTGATGGTCAAGGTTTGCATTTTGACCTTTTTACAACTGTTTTTCTACTATCTCATTCCGTA of the Fructilactobacillus cliffordii genome contains:
- a CDS encoding glycosyltransferase family 4 protein — encoded protein: MLKIDMFSTATKVKGQGVGSAYLELVRLLRDRFPTEFQIEVNQYSPADISHYHTINPTFYLSTFSKRRGRKIGYVHFLPETLEESLQLPPGIKQLFYRYVIAFYKRMDQIVVVNPTFIPELEKYGISKERVTYIPNFVSKTEFHPVTPAQKEQLRDQYGYDQHRFTVICTGQVQTRKGVLDFAKLAQDNPSYQFIWVGGFSFGGMTAGYSELKKLVDNPPANLSFPGIVDRDHLVEYYDLADVFLLPSYNELFPMSVLEAFSCGLPVILRDLPLYQQIIADYYAPAKDESEMNQWLNRLADDSKLRSDYVHKSETASDYYSEGHLAQIWHDFYIQQAQIQAENGRSHVQKK
- a CDS encoding lysylphosphatidylglycerol synthase transmembrane domain-containing protein, which codes for MSRRNKISLLLMVAIGLLISWYAVRDIKFSVLINDLSSVNLGWLIVALGCILLYFFFESVVTYILVKSSTPAFSFRDAIRVPLVEQLFNGITPFSSGGQPAQLVVLLQAGVDGGKASSALLMKFVIYQAMIVLNFVVSLIIGFRYLVDTVHSLAIFVVFGFLIHLVVIVALLMVMYWYSMTKKLVNGCFKVVGWFVNENKYQRWKRTLNQKIDNFHDESIRIGHEGKLMVKVCILTFLQLFFYYLIPYFVMLSLGYHNANVVMVTSLDVLIFLVISMFPIPGGAGGAEYSFEKLFRSYIHSSSKLALAMILWRLLTYYLGLFLGLIALMIKPRRVHLQNNEAEKMEE